From Deltaproteobacteria bacterium, a single genomic window includes:
- the miaB gene encoding tRNA (N6-isopentenyl adenosine(37)-C2)-methylthiotransferase MiaB, with product MPPAKQMKKQQLYLATFGCQMNEYDSGQMARLMAEKNYVQTEDITQADLILLNTCTIREKAEHKAYSYLGRLRQLKKNKPELLIGVGGCVAQQEGERLLKSIPHLDLVIGTHRVCRLPQLVEEVSRTGRPVCLTDFDDRLPPAIRLNNGFKSVKAYLSIMQGCDNFCTYCVVPYVRGREISRPAADILDEARDLLRHGVREIILLGQNVNSYGRGLKPRITFPELIEKIAALPGLARLRFTTSHPKDLSDELIRALAEIEPLCEHVHLPVQSGSTPILTAMRRKYSREDYLARVEALRAACPDLALTSDVIVGFPQETQADFEQTMNLLDRVRFDGIYSFKYSDRPMTRAAEFENKISEEIKSERLSKLQAFQKEISLARNQVLVGQEVEVLVEGPSKRLGGQLTGRTRTNKIVNFAGEAEIHGRLVKLIIEAASANSLRGKVIS from the coding sequence ATGCCGCCAGCAAAGCAAATGAAGAAACAGCAGCTATACCTCGCCACATTCGGCTGCCAGATGAATGAATACGATTCTGGACAGATGGCCCGCCTCATGGCTGAGAAGAATTACGTCCAGACCGAGGATATTACCCAGGCTGACCTGATCCTGCTCAATACCTGCACCATCAGGGAAAAGGCGGAACACAAGGCTTACAGTTACCTGGGCCGTCTGCGGCAACTGAAGAAGAACAAGCCGGAACTACTCATTGGCGTGGGCGGCTGCGTGGCCCAGCAGGAGGGAGAAAGGCTCCTGAAAAGCATCCCTCACCTGGACCTGGTCATTGGCACGCACCGGGTCTGCCGCCTGCCTCAGCTGGTCGAGGAGGTGAGCCGGACCGGGCGGCCCGTCTGCCTGACCGACTTTGATGACCGGCTGCCTCCTGCCATCAGGCTCAACAACGGCTTCAAGTCCGTGAAGGCCTATCTTTCAATCATGCAGGGCTGTGATAACTTCTGCACTTACTGTGTCGTTCCGTACGTCCGAGGCCGAGAGATCAGCCGCCCGGCCGCGGACATCCTCGATGAAGCCAGGGACTTGCTAAGGCATGGAGTCAGGGAGATCATTCTCCTGGGACAGAACGTCAATTCTTACGGCCGGGGACTCAAGCCGCGGATTACTTTCCCCGAATTAATTGAAAAGATCGCGGCCCTGCCCGGCCTGGCGCGCCTTCGATTCACGACTTCGCATCCCAAGGACCTCTCAGACGAATTGATTCGCGCCCTGGCTGAAATAGAACCCCTGTGCGAACATGTTCATCTGCCAGTCCAGTCAGGTTCGACCCCGATCCTTACGGCCATGCGCCGCAAATACTCCCGGGAGGATTATTTGGCCAGGGTGGAAGCGCTTCGGGCCGCCTGTCCCGATCTGGCCCTGACCAGCGACGTCATCGTTGGTTTTCCTCAAGAGACGCAGGCGGACTTCGAGCAAACCATGAATCTACTTGACCGGGTTCGTTTTGATGGCATATACTCCTTCAAGTATTCAGATCGCCCTATGACCCGCGCCGCCGAGTTCGAAAACAAGATCTCTGAAGAGATCAAAAGCGAACGCCTGAGTAAGCTGCAGGCCTTTCAGAAAGAAATCTCTCTGGCGCGAAACCAGGTCTTGGTGGGACAGGAAGTCGAGGTTCTGGTCGAGGGGCCAAGTAAGCGACTCGGCGGACAACTGACCGGGCGCACCAGAACCAATAAGATTGTCAACTTCGCCGGGGAGGCGGAAATACACGGCCGCTTGGTCAAGCTCATAATTGAAGCGGCTTCGGCAAATTCCCTCCGCGGGAAGGTAATATCATAA
- a CDS encoding ATP-binding cassette domain-containing protein, translating into MRMENNEPLIRVEELKKYFPVTKGLVMQRVIGNVKAVDDISFSVRQGECLGLVGESGCGKSTTANLLLGLEIPTAGHIYFQSTEITGLAGKTLLDYRRNIQAVFQDPFRSLNPRKKIKRIIAEPLVVHKTGTRKEISNRVFELLELVGLETRHAQLFPHEFSGGQRQRIAVARALALNPKAVILDEPVSALDVSIQAQILNLLMDLQKGLNLTYMLISHDLAVVEHASSHIGVMYLGTLVELASRDELYNNPAHPYTRALLESVPVADPEIISQVSLEGEVPSAMNPPEGCRFHPRCADSKSMCAAEKPDMKEITPRHFVTCHL; encoded by the coding sequence ATACGCATGGAAAACAACGAGCCGCTCATCCGAGTTGAGGAGCTTAAGAAATACTTCCCGGTCACCAAAGGCCTCGTTATGCAGAGAGTGATAGGTAATGTCAAGGCCGTAGATGATATCAGCTTCTCGGTCAGGCAAGGGGAGTGTCTGGGACTGGTCGGGGAATCCGGCTGCGGCAAGTCCACCACGGCTAACCTGCTCCTGGGACTCGAAATCCCCACCGCCGGTCATATCTATTTCCAAAGCACTGAGATCACCGGACTGGCAGGCAAGACACTGCTCGATTACCGGCGGAACATCCAGGCTGTCTTTCAGGACCCTTTCCGGTCACTCAACCCCAGGAAAAAGATCAAGAGAATTATCGCCGAACCCCTGGTGGTTCATAAAACAGGAACGAGAAAAGAAATCAGCAACCGGGTTTTTGAGCTCCTGGAGCTTGTGGGCCTCGAAACCCGTCACGCCCAGCTGTTTCCGCATGAATTCAGCGGCGGGCAAAGACAGCGCATCGCAGTGGCGCGGGCCCTGGCTCTGAACCCCAAAGCCGTCATCCTCGATGAGCCGGTTTCAGCCCTTGATGTCTCGATCCAGGCGCAGATATTGAACCTGCTCATGGACCTGCAAAAAGGACTCAACCTGACTTACATGCTCATCTCCCACGACCTGGCCGTGGTTGAACACGCCAGTTCACATATCGGGGTCATGTACCTCGGGACCCTGGTGGAACTGGCCTCAAGGGACGAACTCTACAACAACCCGGCACATCCTTATACACGCGCGCTTCTGGAGTCAGTGCCCGTGGCTGACCCGGAAATCATCAGTCAGGTGAGCCTGGAAGGCGAGGTCCCGAGCGCGATGAACCCGCCGGAGGGCTGCCGCTTTCACCCGCGCTGTGCAGACTCCAAAAGCATGTGCGCCGCGGAGAAACCAGACATGAAGGAAATCACTCCCAGACATTTTGTGACCTGCCACCTCTAA
- a CDS encoding ABC transporter ATP-binding protein gives MTNNANTEKLLVVQDLKTYFLTKQGVVRAVDGVSFSVAKGEIVGLVGESGCGKSMTSLSILRLVPQPAGRIVGGKILFNNENLLEKNEEEMRQLRGNRIAMIVQDAMVSLNPLLKVGYQIGEAIKYHVKHVDSLRDMCIKLLERVKVPSPDLRIRDYPFQFSGGMCQRVLIAASISCNPEFLIADEPTTALDVTIQAQILKLLKEIQQEYNSAVMLITHDLAIIAQTCSRVMVMYAGRIVEKADIMTFFRRPAHPYSLGLIKSVPVLKKRVDRLYTIEGQPPSLFNLPPGCRFAPRCKDAKDVCLEAYPPEFTIEDGHVVSCWLYQ, from the coding sequence ATGACAAATAACGCAAATACGGAAAAACTTCTCGTTGTTCAAGACTTGAAGACCTATTTCCTGACCAAGCAGGGCGTGGTCAGGGCTGTGGACGGCGTCAGCTTTTCAGTGGCCAAAGGTGAGATCGTCGGCCTGGTCGGAGAATCCGGCTGTGGCAAAAGCATGACCAGCCTCTCCATCCTGAGGCTCGTACCACAGCCGGCCGGCAGAATCGTAGGAGGGAAAATCCTTTTCAATAACGAGAATCTTCTGGAAAAAAACGAGGAGGAGATGAGGCAGCTCCGTGGAAACCGCATCGCCATGATCGTACAGGACGCCATGGTCTCATTGAATCCGCTCCTCAAGGTCGGATACCAGATCGGTGAAGCCATCAAGTATCATGTCAAACATGTGGATTCGCTTCGAGATATGTGCATCAAGCTGCTAGAGCGGGTCAAGGTCCCTTCTCCAGATCTCAGGATTCGAGATTACCCCTTTCAGTTCAGCGGCGGTATGTGCCAGAGGGTCCTCATTGCCGCGAGCATTTCCTGTAATCCGGAATTCCTGATCGCAGACGAACCGACCACTGCCTTGGACGTGACCATTCAGGCGCAGATACTCAAGCTTTTGAAAGAAATCCAGCAGGAATACAACTCCGCCGTGATGCTGATCACGCACGATCTGGCTATTATCGCCCAGACTTGCAGCCGGGTCATGGTCATGTACGCCGGCCGGATCGTAGAAAAAGCCGATATCATGACCTTTTTCAGGCGGCCAGCCCATCCCTATTCCCTGGGCCTCATCAAGTCGGTCCCGGTGTTGAAGAAGCGCGTTGACCGGCTTTATACCATTGAAGGCCAGCCTCCCAGTCTGTTCAACCTGCCTCCGGGCTGCAGGTTCGCGCCTCGATGCAAGGATGCCAAAGACGTCTGTCTTGAAGCCTACCCCCCGGAATTTACAATAGAAGATGGTCATGTCGTCTCGTGTTGGCTTTATCAGTGA
- a CDS encoding histidinol phosphate phosphatase domain-containing protein yields the protein MIDLHTHTLLSDGELLPSELVRRAEDHGYRYIALTDHVDSSNLDFVVPRLVQAVREMEAHFQVRIIPGAELTHVPPALFASLAQKARELGAVLLVAHGETPVEPVAPGTNRAAIEAGVDILAHPGLITDEEASLAAQKGVCLEITARKGHCLTNGHVALVAKAVGAGLVLNTDSHDPADLITLDFARVVARGAGLSEEDYKGMRTQTLNLLERLGVEPV from the coding sequence ATGATTGATCTGCACACCCATACCTTGCTCAGCGACGGCGAACTGCTGCCTTCGGAGTTGGTGCGCCGGGCTGAAGATCATGGTTACAGGTACATCGCTCTGACCGATCACGTGGATTCGTCCAACCTGGATTTCGTTGTGCCGCGGCTTGTTCAGGCGGTCCGGGAGATGGAGGCCCACTTTCAGGTCCGGATCATTCCCGGGGCGGAATTAACCCATGTCCCGCCGGCCCTGTTTGCCTCCCTGGCGCAAAAGGCGCGAGAACTGGGCGCGGTTCTCCTGGTGGCGCACGGGGAGACTCCGGTTGAACCGGTGGCTCCAGGCACCAACCGCGCGGCCATCGAGGCGGGTGTGGACATCCTGGCTCACCCCGGCCTGATCACAGATGAAGAGGCCTCCCTGGCGGCGCAAAAAGGCGTCTGCCTGGAGATTACGGCTCGCAAGGGACACTGCCTCACCAACGGCCACGTGGCCCTAGTGGCCAAGGCGGTCGGGGCGGGCCTCGTGCTCAACACGGACTCCCATGACCCGGCCGATCTCATCACCCTGGATTTTGCCCGGGTCGTGGCCCGGGGTGCGGGTTTAAGTGAGGAGGACTACAAAGGCATGAGAACCCAGACCCTGAACCTGCTTGAACGCCTGGGCGTGGAGCCGGTCTGA
- a CDS encoding VWA domain-containing protein yields the protein MKSRILHIFNLFLCLSLIILGSCSPIWSADLEVRVKRVAYLPLHRPWIHVFVSVFTEEGRAVTGLDESRFLIEEDGRLFSGSKEVESFVASGRNLAYIIALDTRESLPTSLTLVSEGVKSLISEMGFRNPGAILVYTGRPEVLAGSTRNADLLMKKADGLAPGGGRPHLFDGLLLAVKELDGYAAQAESKPDELVLFLLTDGLDKGSRFSLDAGAARIIESNISLFVVGYGNRESRVLSRLARVAEKTGGSFFFAHAPDEIGSLSSAVAARLKNQYVLTYQARKIRADGQAHTIRIQVEKDGARGQDTLKFIAPDLGKERSRYLPFGLGLGVIFLAVLALLLRGRFKAR from the coding sequence ATGAAAAGCCGCATCCTCCATATTTTTAATCTTTTTTTGTGCCTTAGCCTGATTATTCTGGGTTCTTGCAGCCCGATCTGGTCGGCCGATCTGGAGGTTCGCGTCAAACGGGTCGCTTATCTGCCGCTTCACCGGCCCTGGATTCATGTCTTTGTCAGCGTCTTTACTGAAGAAGGCCGGGCCGTGACAGGCCTTGATGAGAGCCGCTTCCTCATCGAGGAGGACGGCCGTCTTTTTTCAGGTTCAAAGGAGGTGGAGTCGTTTGTTGCTTCCGGCCGAAACCTGGCTTACATCATTGCATTGGACACCCGGGAGAGCCTGCCCACCTCACTGACTCTGGTGTCTGAGGGGGTGAAATCCTTGATCAGTGAAATGGGATTTCGCAATCCCGGCGCGATCCTCGTCTATACCGGCCGGCCGGAAGTTCTGGCCGGTTCGACCCGGAACGCCGATCTGCTCATGAAGAAGGCAGACGGTCTGGCGCCAGGGGGAGGGCGGCCGCATCTTTTCGACGGTCTCCTGCTAGCGGTTAAGGAACTGGACGGTTATGCCGCACAAGCAGAGTCAAAACCGGACGAACTGGTTCTATTTCTTTTGACCGACGGCCTGGACAAAGGCAGCCGGTTTTCTCTGGACGCAGGCGCGGCCAGGATCATTGAATCTAATATATCTCTTTTCGTGGTCGGCTATGGAAACAGGGAGAGCCGCGTTTTATCCCGGCTGGCCCGCGTCGCCGAAAAAACCGGCGGCAGCTTCTTTTTCGCTCACGCGCCCGACGAGATCGGTTCTTTGTCTTCGGCCGTGGCTGCCCGGCTGAAAAACCAGTACGTCCTGACCTACCAAGCCAGAAAGATTCGTGCTGACGGCCAGGCCCACACCATCCGTATTCAGGTTGAAAAAGACGGGGCGCGAGGCCAGGACACGCTCAAGTTCATCGCCCCGGACCTGGGAAAGGAGCGTTCCAGATACCTGCCTTTTGGCCTTGGGCTGGGAGTGATCTTTTTGGCAGTGTTAGCGCTTCTGCTCAGAGGCAGATTTAAAGCCCGTTAG
- a CDS encoding bifunctional nuclease family protein yields MPIRMNVTGLTIDPSSNSPILILKEEQGEKSLPIWIGLLEATAIASELERVKFSRPMTHDLLRNIIESFGGSVEMIEICDLRDNTFFAIIHALCNSKQLKIDSRPSDAIALALRTKAPIFVHERVFEKSAHIDMRGKEVIKTDEGKKWTEILEGLHPEDFGKYKM; encoded by the coding sequence ATGCCAATACGAATGAACGTCACGGGTCTGACCATTGACCCCAGCAGCAACAGCCCCATACTGATCCTTAAGGAGGAACAGGGTGAAAAATCCCTGCCTATCTGGATCGGTCTCCTGGAAGCGACGGCCATTGCCAGCGAACTGGAACGTGTCAAGTTCTCTCGGCCCATGACTCACGACCTCCTGCGGAACATCATTGAATCCTTTGGCGGGTCGGTGGAGATGATTGAGATCTGCGACCTGCGGGATAATACCTTTTTCGCGATTATTCACGCTCTCTGTAATTCCAAGCAGCTAAAGATTGACTCCCGGCCCAGCGACGCCATTGCCCTTGCTCTCCGGACCAAAGCCCCCATCTTTGTGCACGAGAGGGTTTTTGAAAAATCTGCTCACATTGATATGCGTGGCAAAGAAGTGATTAAAACCGATGAAGGCAAGAAATGGACTGAAATCCTGGAAGGCCTGCATCCGGAGGATTTTGGGAAGTATAAGATGTAG
- a CDS encoding DUF4911 domain-containing protein translates to MRATQVRLKIDRRKLFWLKFVMESYEGLALTTTLDAASGLVLISIAPGAEAEVAGLLARMKADLGVTEGLSDLMALIPNRDHEISAEHQ, encoded by the coding sequence GTGAGAGCCACCCAGGTTCGTCTTAAAATTGATCGCCGGAAGTTATTCTGGCTGAAGTTCGTGATGGAGAGCTATGAAGGCCTGGCCCTGACCACGACTCTGGACGCGGCCTCCGGCCTGGTCCTGATCTCCATCGCGCCCGGGGCAGAGGCGGAAGTTGCAGGGCTGCTCGCCAGGATGAAGGCGGACTTAGGTGTGACTGAAGGCTTAAGTGATCTGATGGCCCTGATCCCCAACCGGGATCATGAAATATCTGCTGAGCATCAATGA
- a CDS encoding ABC transporter ATP-binding protein, with product MIELIGVSKQFRQVLAVDNLSMQVDQGEIYGFLGPNGAGKTTTLKMIAGTLKPTSGRIIINGRDIDRQPLAAKQELGFIPDRPFIYEKLTGFEFLRFMAGLYSMNHDSFSARSRELLELFELAGWQHELVESYSHGMKQRLIMSAAMIHRPRALIVDEPMVGLDPRGARLLKNIFRQLRKNGVSILISTHTLAIAAEVCDRIGIIHRGHLFAQGTVEELKAQAGGTDHLEEAFLTLTGGHEEQALTGLFKAAAEE from the coding sequence ATGATTGAACTGATTGGCGTCAGCAAGCAGTTTAGGCAGGTTCTGGCCGTTGACAACCTTTCCATGCAGGTTGATCAGGGCGAGATCTACGGTTTCCTGGGGCCCAACGGCGCGGGAAAAACCACGACCCTCAAAATGATCGCCGGAACCCTCAAGCCCACCTCCGGCCGGATCATCATCAACGGGCGGGACATTGACCGCCAGCCCTTAGCCGCCAAGCAGGAGCTCGGGTTCATTCCGGACCGCCCCTTTATCTACGAAAAGCTGACCGGGTTCGAGTTCCTGCGCTTCATGGCCGGATTGTACAGCATGAACCATGACTCCTTTTCCGCGCGCAGCCGCGAACTGCTCGAGCTTTTCGAACTGGCTGGCTGGCAGCACGAACTGGTCGAAAGCTACTCCCATGGCATGAAACAGAGACTGATCATGTCCGCGGCCATGATTCACCGCCCCCGGGCCCTTATCGTGGACGAACCCATGGTCGGACTCGATCCCCGTGGCGCCCGCCTGCTCAAGAACATCTTCCGCCAGCTTCGTAAAAACGGGGTCTCCATCCTTATATCCACTCACACCCTGGCCATTGCGGCCGAGGTCTGCGACCGCATCGGGATCATCCACCGCGGCCATCTTTTCGCCCAAGGAACGGTCGAGGAGCTCAAGGCCCAGGCCGGCGGCACGGACCACCTGGAAGAGGCCTTCCTCACACTGACCGGCGGCCATGAGGAGCAGGCCCTGACAGGTCTTTTTAAGGCCGCGGCCGAAGAATGA
- a CDS encoding transglutaminase domain-containing protein — MPAGLAVKNALKITLVLFWVLMVFLLVKKIHLAPGLSGVEATELRDSEVWMSIYHKGQKIGHEVRSITRLDQDYITNSKAYLKLKIMGQVREIRTITSARLNKTMGLETFNFFLSSGPIRFQLTGRLSGLVLNLTVMTSGYRSTSQIKLKEAPQLAVGLMPYLAQQGLKKRQRFRVPIFDPSSLSMRSVNIVVEDKEKLLIDGESFETFRVRMDYFDTKSYVWIDTDGQTLKEEGLLGLSMVRATREKARQGLTGRAELTDLVRATSAPTNRTLKKPRQVRYFKVRLKGVDLSGFDLHGGRQTLYGDVVEIKRETIDVRHEARLPLSGREFASFLSSTDFVQSQHPEIIHQARLITALERSPLKIVDRVMDWVFENLEKRPTLSVPSALEVLKTRVGDCNEHTVLTAALLRAAGVPARMAVGVLYFEDRFYYHAWVEAYWGRWMAVDPILGQAPADATHIRFIIGGLSRQAEMVRLIGRLEIEILEVR, encoded by the coding sequence ATGCCAGCTGGACTCGCTGTAAAAAACGCCCTCAAGATAACCCTGGTCCTTTTCTGGGTCCTGATGGTTTTTCTTCTGGTCAAAAAAATCCACCTGGCCCCGGGTCTGTCCGGAGTTGAAGCTACTGAACTCAGGGATTCAGAAGTCTGGATGTCCATATATCATAAGGGGCAGAAGATCGGCCATGAGGTCCGGTCAATCACCCGCCTCGACCAGGACTATATCACAAACTCAAAGGCCTATCTCAAGCTCAAAATCATGGGCCAGGTCCGGGAAATCCGGACCATTACCTCGGCCCGGCTCAATAAGACCATGGGACTTGAAACCTTTAATTTCTTCCTGTCATCCGGGCCAATCCGCTTCCAGCTCACCGGCAGGCTGTCCGGACTGGTTCTGAACCTGACCGTGATGACCAGCGGCTACAGGAGCACGAGCCAGATTAAATTAAAGGAGGCGCCTCAGCTGGCCGTGGGCCTTATGCCTTATCTGGCCCAGCAGGGCCTCAAAAAACGCCAGCGCTTTCGCGTGCCCATCTTTGATCCCTCCAGCTTGAGCATGCGCTCGGTCAATATCGTGGTCGAGGACAAGGAAAAACTGCTCATTGACGGGGAAAGCTTTGAGACCTTCCGCGTCCGTATGGATTATTTTGACACCAAATCCTACGTCTGGATAGACACCGATGGCCAGACCCTCAAGGAGGAAGGCCTCCTGGGGCTGTCCATGGTGCGCGCCACACGCGAAAAGGCCAGGCAGGGGCTGACCGGGCGGGCCGAGTTAACCGACCTGGTGCGCGCGACCTCCGCCCCGACCAATCGCACCCTTAAAAAACCGCGTCAAGTCCGCTATTTCAAGGTTCGGCTCAAAGGGGTGGACCTGTCCGGTTTCGACCTGCACGGCGGCCGCCAGACCCTGTACGGCGACGTTGTGGAGATCAAAAGGGAAACTATTGACGTGCGCCATGAAGCCCGGCTGCCTCTGAGCGGCCGGGAGTTTGCCTCTTTTCTCTCGAGCACGGATTTTGTGCAGAGCCAGCATCCCGAGATTATCCACCAGGCGCGGCTTATCACGGCTTTAGAAAGGTCGCCCCTTAAAATAGTGGACCGGGTCATGGACTGGGTCTTTGAGAATCTGGAGAAACGGCCGACCCTGTCTGTGCCCAGCGCCCTGGAGGTGCTCAAAACCAGGGTTGGAGACTGCAACGAGCATACCGTGCTGACCGCGGCCCTGCTTCGCGCCGCAGGAGTGCCGGCCCGGATGGCGGTGGGCGTGCTTTACTTTGAAGACCGATTTTATTATCACGCCTGGGTCGAGGCTTACTGGGGCCGCTGGATGGCCGTTGACCCCATCCTGGGCCAGGCCCCGGCCGATGCGACGCACATCCGTTTCATCATTGGCGGCCTTTCGCGCCAGGCGGAAATGGTGCGCCTTATCGGCCGTCTTGAGATCGAAATCCTGGAGGTCAGATGA